One window from the genome of Synergistetes bacterium HGW-Synergistetes-1 encodes:
- a CDS encoding homoserine O-succinyltransferase: MPIKIPDSLPATQTLLNENIFVMHEVRAAKQDIRPLRVALLNLMPTKIETETQFARLLSNSPLQVELTLLQTATYEAKNTSREHLLAFYETFEDVKERKFDGLLITGAPVELMEFEDVEYWDELCRIMEWSKTHVYSTLHICWGAQAALYYHYGIKKYPMAEKLFGVFPHEVEYKNSMLFRGFDDVFMAPHSRHTTIHREDVEAVPELQILASSEEAGVYVIKTEQGKQIFITGHSEYDALTLEKEYLRDKNAGLPIEVPKNYYPDDNDTRKPLVTWRSSANLLFFNWLNYFVYQTTPFELDAIGTSRENDWLDQ; the protein is encoded by the coding sequence ATGCCTATTAAGATACCGGACAGTCTTCCGGCAACACAGACACTTTTGAATGAGAATATTTTCGTTATGCATGAAGTGCGCGCAGCAAAGCAGGATATACGACCGCTCCGGGTCGCACTGCTGAACCTTATGCCGACAAAGATCGAAACTGAGACGCAGTTCGCGCGCCTGCTGAGCAATTCGCCTCTTCAGGTCGAACTTACACTTCTTCAGACCGCGACATACGAGGCGAAGAACACGAGCCGTGAACATCTGCTGGCCTTTTATGAAACATTTGAAGATGTGAAAGAGAGAAAGTTTGACGGACTTCTTATTACAGGCGCGCCTGTTGAACTGATGGAATTTGAGGATGTGGAATATTGGGATGAACTGTGCAGGATAATGGAGTGGAGCAAGACGCATGTCTACAGCACCCTCCACATTTGCTGGGGAGCTCAGGCGGCGCTCTACTATCATTACGGGATAAAAAAGTATCCCATGGCCGAAAAGCTTTTTGGGGTATTCCCTCATGAGGTCGAATACAAAAACTCGATGCTTTTCAGGGGGTTCGATGATGTATTCATGGCACCCCATTCCCGCCACACAACGATACACAGGGAGGATGTCGAAGCGGTGCCTGAGCTGCAGATACTGGCTTCTTCGGAAGAAGCCGGAGTATACGTGATAAAGACAGAACAGGGCAAACAGATATTCATAACCGGACACTCCGAGTACGACGCGCTCACCCTTGAAAAAGAATATCTAAGGGACAAGAATGCGGGTCTGCCGATCGAGGTCCCGAAGAACTACTACCCTGATGACAACGACACAAGGAAGCCTCTGGTGACGTGGAGGAGCAGTGCCAATCTTCTTTTTTTCAACTGGCTGAATTATTTTGTCTATCAAACAACGCCATTTGAGCTTGATGCCATCGGTACCAGCAGGGAGAATGACTGGCTGGATCAGTAG
- a CDS encoding type II toxin-antitoxin system prevent-host-death family antitoxin: MIINATTARDNLFGLVDEVLTSQEPVYITTKRENVVVLSEEDYRSISETLYIFSLPGMREKILAGGAIPLGECVELDDD; encoded by the coding sequence ATGATAATAAACGCTACTACTGCGAGAGATAACCTGTTTGGATTGGTAGACGAGGTGCTCACTTCACAGGAACCAGTCTACATAACAACCAAGAGGGAGAATGTCGTTGTGCTTTCTGAAGAGGATTATAGATCCATATCTGAAACGCTCTATATATTTTCTCTTCCTGGAATGAGGGAGAAGATTTTAGCGGGTGGGGCAATACCGTTGGGTGAATGTGTAGAGCTTGACGATGACTGA
- a CDS encoding threonylcarbamoyl-AMP synthase has translation MEERLEERKAGINDEMLSEIRLAAKKILSGELVGFPTETVYGLGANALDAEAVTKIYSAKGRPSDNPLIIHVCDIKMAESVVELNWRARFLMDTFWPGPLSLVLKAKRIVPHVTRGGLDTAAIRMPDNPIALELIRAAGVPIAAPSANRSGRPSPTDAVTVREDIGDAVSMVLDGGPAMVGLESTVLDVSGGSPVLLRPGGISKEEIEKALDMPVLLPCDGESIKRSPGTRYRHYAPSIPLVLTDSSYSNEAEGKKWAWIGTSEPEHSPAVKIIFRDTEEYAKELFRALRMIEKCGAEIIIAQIPDESGIGRALKDRLIRASGI, from the coding sequence ATGGAAGAGAGGCTGGAAGAACGAAAGGCCGGGATCAATGATGAAATGCTCTCGGAGATACGGCTGGCAGCAAAAAAAATACTTTCCGGAGAGCTTGTAGGCTTTCCTACCGAAACAGTCTACGGTCTTGGTGCAAACGCCCTTGACGCTGAAGCAGTAACGAAAATATATTCTGCCAAAGGACGCCCTTCAGACAACCCTCTGATAATCCATGTCTGCGACATAAAAATGGCCGAGTCGGTGGTCGAGCTAAACTGGCGGGCAAGGTTCCTGATGGACACATTCTGGCCCGGACCGCTCTCACTTGTACTGAAAGCAAAAAGGATCGTTCCTCATGTAACGCGTGGAGGTCTCGATACTGCCGCGATAAGAATGCCTGACAACCCTATTGCACTTGAGCTGATCCGTGCCGCCGGAGTTCCGATCGCTGCTCCAAGCGCCAACAGAAGCGGAAGGCCGAGCCCCACAGACGCAGTGACGGTGAGAGAGGACATAGGAGATGCCGTATCGATGGTCCTTGACGGCGGACCTGCAATGGTTGGTCTCGAATCAACAGTCCTTGATGTTAGCGGAGGATCCCCAGTACTCTTAAGGCCGGGGGGCATATCCAAAGAAGAGATAGAGAAAGCCCTCGATATGCCCGTCCTTTTACCGTGTGACGGTGAGTCGATAAAACGTTCTCCCGGAACACGCTACAGACACTATGCTCCCAGTATCCCTCTTGTCCTGACGGACAGCTCATACAGCAATGAGGCAGAGGGCAAAAAGTGGGCATGGATAGGGACATCCGAACCGGAGCATTCACCTGCCGTAAAGATAATATTCAGGGACACAGAGGAATATGCCAAAGAACTTTTTCGTGCCCTAAGGATGATCGAAAAATGCGGAGCGGAAATAATTATCGCTCAGATACCTGATGAGAGTGGTATCGGACGGGCTTTGAAGGACCGGCTGATACGTGCTTCAGGTATTTGA
- a CDS encoding SsrA-binding protein — translation MPEDKTVAQNRKARHEYFIVESFEAGLVLSGTEIKSVREGQINLKDGYARVENGELWLYNVHISPYEKGSYYNKEPLRPRKLLVHKSEIRKLLAKTREKGLTLVPLKIYIKQGRWAKCEIAVAKGKQLHDKRDTAAEKDANREMERAIRNRSRES, via the coding sequence GTGCCTGAGGATAAGACCGTCGCTCAAAACCGTAAAGCGCGGCATGAGTATTTCATAGTAGAATCTTTTGAAGCCGGACTGGTCCTTTCGGGAACAGAGATCAAATCAGTAAGGGAAGGCCAGATAAACCTCAAGGACGGATACGCCAGGGTAGAGAACGGAGAGTTATGGCTTTACAACGTTCATATATCACCCTACGAAAAGGGAAGCTACTACAACAAAGAACCTTTGAGACCGAGGAAACTTCTAGTTCATAAGTCTGAGATCAGGAAACTTCTGGCAAAAACAAGAGAAAAAGGTCTTACGCTCGTGCCCCTGAAAATATACATCAAGCAGGGAAGATGGGCGAAATGCGAAATTGCCGTAGCAAAAGGCAAGCAGCTCCATGACAAAAGAGATACCGCAGCAGAGAAGGACGCCAACCGTGAAATGGAGCGGGCTATCCGCAACAGGTCGCGCGAAAGCTGA
- a CDS encoding Txe/YoeB family addiction module toxin: protein MTDWKVVYTRQAVNDREKAYLAGDREKIVSILFVLKGNPFAPYPPYEKFCGDLEGFYSRRINRQHRVVYQVYEKEETIKIVSMWLHYD from the coding sequence ATGACTGATTGGAAGGTAGTATATACCAGGCAGGCGGTCAATGACAGAGAAAAAGCATATCTTGCTGGAGACAGAGAGAAAATCGTTTCTATCCTCTTTGTTTTAAAAGGAAATCCTTTTGCTCCTTATCCGCCTTATGAAAAGTTTTGCGGAGACCTTGAAGGATTTTATTCCAGACGAATAAATCGTCAGCACAGAGTTGTATATCAGGTATATGAAAAAGAAGAGACAATAAAAATTGTCAGCATGTGGCTCCATTACGATTAG